In Astatotilapia calliptera chromosome 16, fAstCal1.2, whole genome shotgun sequence, one genomic interval encodes:
- the tsn gene encoding translin, with product MTSSPGASWRRRLTVLVHVDVLNSCGRFIFGIKLTAGFRREMSVTEMFSYIQGFLSADQDIREDIRKVVQTLEQTAREILTVLQSVHQPSGFKEIPSKCAKARELFCTVRTQIAELKTKFPMEQYYRFHEHWRFVLQRLAFLAAFVVYLESETLVKREEVAQILGIEVVREKGFHLDVEDYLAGVLIMASELSRLAVNSVTAGDYNRPLRISNFINELDSGFRLLNLKNDPLRKRYDGLKYDVKKIEEVVYDLSIRGLAKEPEAAGEK from the exons atgacatcatcaccagGCGCCAGCTGGAGGCGGAGATTGACCGTTCTCGTGCACGTTGATGTGTTGAATAGCTGCGGAAGGTTCATTTTCGGTATCAAGCTTACGGCTGGATTCAGAAGAGAAATGTCTGTCACCGAGATGTTCAGTTACATCCAGGGCTTCCTGAGCGCAGACCAGGACATCAGAGAG GATATTCGTAAGGTGGTTCAAACCTTGGAACAGACCGCCAGGGAAATACTAACAGTACTACAGAGTGTCCACCAACCAAGTGGATTCAAAGAAA TTCCCAGCAAATGTGCGAAGGCGCGGGAGCTGTTCTGCACAGTCAGGACACAAATTGCTGAACTCAAAACAAAATTTCCTATGGAGCAGTATTATAG GTTCCATGAACACTGGCGTTTTGTCCTGCAGCGTCTGGCTTTCTTAGCAGCGTTTGTTGTCTACCTGGAGAGCGAAACTCTTGTAAAGCGGGAAGAAGTGGCACAGATACTCGGGA TCGAAGTGGTGCGAGAGAAAGGCTTCCACCTCGATGTAGAGGACTACCTGGCAGGCGTCCTGATCATGGCAAGTGAACTG TCACGCTTGGCGGTAAACAGCGTCACAGCAGGAGACTACAACCGGCCCCTGCGCATCTCCAACTTCATCAACGAGCTGGACTCGGGCTTCCGCCTGCTCAACCTGAAGAACGACCCTCTGAGGAAGCGCTACGACGGCCTCAAGTACGACGTGAAGAAAATCGAAGAGGTAGTTTATGACTTGTCAATCCGCGGTCTGGCCAAGGAGCCCGAGGCCGCTGGTGAGAAGTAG
- the arhgef49 gene encoding uncharacterized protein arhgef49: protein MPDVKPPPPCDYPSTSSVAASAGSPAGCTSPLDLVMDVEPCIANLPLSPDPLSSFPRHRTSVPHYPGFHGPPFPLMARCNSSTLLTNLGLRYCSGQQGGLGMEPGQGAACIHTGSNGSRPYRSMENLNWNTLADSGLCSLSSAPYRSVDSEFILRYTSTSHWYDGSPDSSHGLAPNPESLAFYPRPGLPRKDLPLFPQLLFPSGVDEWDARKGLREKLRLQSARSAVEPLKPLPLRPTVSPCAVPMERESVYHGKSTGPVSRPPTTMRITSPEEIKQEVLRRLQLRRQNSSPNLALHSAPSTQQAVKTSYTTDSISGNRSRSDSTLEPRRPPLGRLHIPTFEEFKRMRQMERKQNLESTVDATRSEKPVADLQQDLGASDGVIILSDPHFEKQRENPEAITSSEKRTFNTVNANGTAAPAPSSISDTSTYSPIRTGPSPRSPLPPQGGSAQEKASNVGGDDGSAKRRRSSLEPAGSVPFPPSREKWERPSSCCPALLLDGTELSSYGAKIYKMKDGLIGSALDLIKKSCSAEISAETPVRLSGDRDGGCDITAPSADCQPSAVAMATSATACGAKAGEEAPAGEGGREEAGECHASLGCRRSSSDAAYELAETVRAQRECRLRPHYSDPMPADASKRKQLEMKIAAAARLHGHRRDRDRDRDSAPAAIRGRSEPPGEERQAVLGVTRTGQHRWSTISSLSADSGVVGLSDERDEEDNEPRRYRRSRGADVERVDSGIGPGLSRTWKRPSASLRAWEAQRPCPDCGLRDGASKERGERMCERCSKLRIERKEAILEFLNTESSYGEDLRIIKEEFYCPMQSAGLLTAEQLAVVFSNVQELIDVNERFTEHLQDSIDQAFDQGDEDLLTVYIGEIFLEFVNMLPAFQTYCLQQSTSVNMLNTLEKEKELLRIFLDVSQNDNTALRRMNLRSFLMAPLQRVTKYPLLLSRIIKVTPECHPDYARLREAKSRVESHLEHINMKTKQEGNGVTWSLRSFRRDSRKNREVINIEMREVSMKTVGWARENTRFVMEGPLQLSQPADGQWVKKGSKALKFQNVQSLLMVRTQRTVEGLCADLVARGDQMESGGESIRDGVLVLIKDKSSGKFTVLREPIRLGNCVVSTDPDCEDTFEVLDIRRESFVFRASDKSRTQQWFHQIKRYARDLGTWRKRRNALPNIMINTNQTRS, encoded by the exons ATGCCAGACGTGAAGCCTCCCCCGCCATGTGACTACCCCTCTACCTCCTCCGTCGCGGCCTCTGCCGGCTCCCCTGCTGGCTGCACCTCTCCGCTCGACCTCGTCATGGACGTGGAGCCCTGCATCGCCAACCTCCCCTTGTCTCCTGACCCACTGTCCTCCTTCCCCCGGCACAGAACCAGCGTCCCTCACTATCCAGGGTTTCATGGTCCACCTTTTCCCCTCATGGCCCGGTGTAACAGCAGCACCTTGCTTACAAACTTGGGGCTCAGGTACTGTTCCGGCCAACAGGGCGGTCTGGGGATGGAGCCAGGTCAGGGAGCAGCCTGCATTCATACTGGAAGCAATGGCAGCAGGCCTTACAGGAGTATGGAGAACTTAAACTGGAACACTCTGGCAGATTCTGGTCTGTGCTCGCTCAGCAGTGCTCCCTACAGGAGCGTGGACAGTGAGTTTATCTTACGCTACACCTCCACTAGCCACTGGTATGATGGGTCTCCAGACAGCTCCCATGGGCTGGCACCCAACCCAGAAAGCCTGGCGTTTTACCCTCGACCCGGACTGCCCAGGAAGGACCTGCCACTCTTCCCTCAGTTGCTGTTTCCAAGTGGTGTGGATGAATGGGATGCGAGGAAGGGCCTAAGAGAGAAACTCCGCCTTCAGAGTGCAAGGTCAGCTGTTGAGCCTCTGAAGCCCCTCCCACTGCGTCCTACGGTGTCCCCGTGCGCTGTACCCATGGAACGGGAGAGTGTGTATCACGGGAAGTCAACAGGTCCTGTTTCCAGGCCGCCCACTACAATGCGCATCACCAGCCCAGAGGAGATAAAACAGGAGGTCTTGAGGCGTTTACAGCTCCGTCGGCAGAATAGTAGCCCCAACCTggctctccacagcgccccaTCCACCCAGCAGGCAGTTAAGACATCCTACACAACAGACAGTATTTCAGGTAACAGAAGCAGATCAGACTCTACATTAGAGCCTCGAAGACCTCCTTTGGGACGCTTGCATATACCTACTTTTGAGGAGTTTAAGAGGATGCGGCAGATGGAGAGGAAGCAGAACCTTGAGTCCACAGTGGATGCTACACGATCTGAAAAACCTGTAGCTGACCTTCAGCAAGACCTAGGAGCATCAGATGGTGTGATAATCCTTTCAGACCCTCATTTcgaaaagcagagagaaaatccCGAGGCCATCACGTCCTCAGAGAAACGTACATTCAACACTGTGAACGCTAACGGCACTGCAGCTCCCGCTCCCTCCTCCATCTCTGACACCAGCACGTACTCTCCCATCCGCACGGGGCCCTCTCCACGTTCACCCCTGCCGCCCCAGGGTGGCTCGGCCCAGGAAAAGGCCAGCAACGTAGGAGGGGATGATGGGAGTGCCAAGCGTAGGAGGAGCAGTCTGGAACCTGCTGGGTCAGTTCCCTTTCCGCCCAGCAGGGAGAAGTGGGAACGACCCTCCAGCTGCTGCCCTGCTCTTCTGCTGGACGGGACCGAACTGTCTAGCTATGGAGCCAAGATCTATAAGATGAAGGATGGTCTCATTGGCTCTGCACTGGACCTGATCAAGAAGAG CTGCAGTGCAGAGATCTCCGCCGAGACCCCCGTCAGGCTGTCAGGTGACCGGGACGGAGGCTGTGACatcaccgccccctcggccgaCTGTCAGCCCTCCGCCGTTGCCATGGCAACGTCGGCAACGGCCTGCGGAGCCAAGGCTGGCGAAGAAGCACCTgcaggagaaggaggaagagaggaagcaGGAGAATGC CACGCTAGTCTGGGCTGCAGGCGCTCCAGCTCGGACGCAGCCTATGAGCTGGCTGAGACGGTGAGAGCGCAGCGTGAGTGCCGCCTGCGACCCCACTACAGTGACCCCATGCCGGCCGACGCCTCCAAGCGCAAGCAGCTGGAGATGAAGATTGCCGCCGCCGCTCGACTCCACGGCCACCGTCGAGATCGCGATAGAGACAGAGACAGTG CACCCGCAGCAATTCGTGGTCGCTCAGAGCCTCCCGGTGAGGAGCGCCAGGCAGTCTTGGGCGTGACTCGAACCGGACAACACCGCTGGAGCACCATCAGCAGCCTGAGTGCAGACAGCGGAGTGGTGGGCCTCAGCGATGAGCGCGACGAAGAGGACAACGAGCCTCGCCGTTACCGCAGAAGCCGGGGAGCCGACGTGGAACGAGTGGACAGCGGCATCGGGCCGGGTCTGTCCCGCACCTGGAAGAGACCGTCGGCCTCTCTGAGAGCCTGGGAGGCCCAGAGACCGTGTCCGGACTGTGGACTGAGGGACGGGGCCTCGAAAGAACGGGGAGAGCGCATGTGCGAACGTTGCTCCAAGCTGCGCATTGAACGCAAGGAAGCCATCCTGGAGTTTCTGAACACGGAGTCGAGCTACGGCGAGGACCTGCGCATCATCAAAGAGGAGTTTTACTGCCCCATGCAGAGTGCCGGGCTGCTGACCGCTGAGCAGCTCGCCGTGGTGTTCAGCAACGTTCAGGAGTTGATAGATGTCAATGAACGCTTCACCGAACACCTGCAGGACAGCATCGATCAGGCCTTTGACCAG GGAGATGAAGATCTGCTGACAGTGTACATAGGAGAGATCTTTCTGGAGTTTGTCAACATGCTGCCCGCCTTTCAGACCTACTGTCTGCAGCAGTCCACCTCAGTCAACATGCTGAATAcactggagaaagaaaaagagctgcTAAG AATCTTCCTGGATGTTTCTCAGAATGACAACACAGCCCTGCGTCGTATGAACCTGCGCTCCTTCCTTATGGCGCCCCTCCAGCGCGTGACCAAGTACCCACTTTTGTTGAGCCGCATCATTAAGGTCACTCCCGAGTGCCACCCCGACTACGCGCGTCTCCGTGAGGCCAAGAGTCGGGTCGAGTCCCACCTGGAGCACATCAACATGAAGACCAAGCAGGAGGGCAACGGGGTCACCTGGTCCCTGCGCTCGTTCCGCCGCGACAGCCGCAAGAACCGGGAGGTCATCAACATCGAGATGCGAGAGGTGTCGATGAAGACGGTGGGGTGGGCGAGGGAAAACACGCGATTTGTCATGGAGGGGCCGCTCCAGCTGTCCCAGCCGGCGGACGGTCAGTGGGTGAAGAAGGGCAGCAAGGCTCTCAAGTTCCAGAACGTCCAGAGCCTGCTGATGGTGAGGACGCAGCGGACGGTTGAGGGACTGTGCGCCGACCTGGTGGCTCGGGGGGATCAGATGGAAAGCGGCGGAGAGAGCATTCGGGACGGAGTGCTGGTTCTGATCAAGGACAAGAGCAGCGGGAAGTTCACAGTGCTGAGAGAGCCCATCCGACTGGGGAACTGCGTGGTGTCGACAGATCCGGACTGCGAGGACACATTCGAGGTGCTTGACATCCGGCGGGAGTCTTTCGTTTTCCGCGCCTCTGACAAATCTCGCACCCAGCAGTGGTTCCACCAGATTAAGAGGTACGCTCGGGACTTGGGCACCTGGAGGAAAAGACGTAACGCTTTGCCCAACATCATGATCAACACGAACCAAACGCGGTCCTGA